In one Gemmatimonadales bacterium genomic region, the following are encoded:
- a CDS encoding metal-dependent hydrolase gives MDNLCHTLVGLGLAESGLKRKTALGTATLLVGANLPDVDVFAYAWGPVTALGFRRGWTHGVLAIAVWPLVLAGLMLAWDRGVRRRREPGAAPSDPWWLVVLAAMSVTSHPLLDFLNTYGVRFLMPFSDRWFYGDTLFIVDPWIWILLLAGAIWSRWQWSKEVPRAGGPARVALVLTLAYALAMAALNVAGRRLVETAQSDRLTIRHLMTAPVPANPFQRDVVMDTDRGYVRTSIAWLERPSLGDDWDVISTGDSTSEARAAAATSDGRTYLRWARFPVFQVERQRGGALVRISDARYPGQSWAEVAIPVNRPLSLPRTTPAPERP, from the coding sequence ATGGACAATCTCTGCCACACCCTGGTCGGGCTCGGCCTGGCCGAGTCCGGTCTGAAGCGGAAAACAGCGCTTGGCACGGCCACCTTGCTCGTCGGAGCGAACCTGCCCGATGTTGACGTGTTCGCGTACGCTTGGGGCCCCGTCACGGCGCTCGGCTTCAGACGAGGATGGACGCACGGGGTGCTGGCGATCGCGGTCTGGCCGTTGGTGCTGGCCGGGCTGATGCTGGCCTGGGACCGCGGGGTGAGGCGACGCCGGGAGCCGGGAGCCGCACCGTCAGACCCGTGGTGGCTGGTCGTGCTCGCCGCGATGTCCGTCACGAGTCACCCGCTCCTCGACTTCCTGAACACCTACGGCGTGCGCTTCCTGATGCCGTTCAGCGACCGGTGGTTCTACGGCGACACCCTGTTCATCGTGGACCCGTGGATCTGGATCCTGCTGCTTGCCGGCGCGATCTGGTCACGCTGGCAATGGTCGAAGGAGGTCCCGCGGGCGGGCGGACCGGCGCGGGTGGCGCTCGTTCTGACACTCGCCTATGCGCTGGCTATGGCGGCGCTCAACGTCGCCGGGCGACGGCTGGTGGAAACCGCCCAGAGCGACCGCCTGACGATCCGCCACCTCATGACGGCGCCCGTTCCCGCGAACCCGTTTCAGAGGGACGTGGTGATGGACACGGACCGGGGGTACGTGCGCACATCCATCGCCTGGCTCGAGCGGCCAAGCCTTGGGGATGACTGGGACGTCATCTCCACGGGGGACTCGACCTCCGAAGCGCGCGCCGCGGCCGCCACTTCCGATGGCCGCACCTACCTCCGCTGGGCGCGATTCCCCGTTTTCCAGGTCGAGCGGCAACGGGGCGGCGCGCTGGTGCGTATCTCGGATGCCCGTTACCCCGGCCAATCCTGGGCCGAGGTGGCCATCCCAGTGAACCGACCGCTATCTTTGCCGAGAACAACACCCGCTCCGGAGCGACCGTGA
- a CDS encoding serine/threonine-protein kinase: MPDAVAPEFIALQQALIGRYSLDRELGRGGMGIVFLARDVALDRSVAIKLLPPAMAAQPALRERFLREAQTAAKLSHPNIIPIFAVETVDDFVFFVMAYVEGETLGQRIRAKGPLSPRDGTKLIQEVAWALAYAHLRGIVHRDIKPDNILLEQGSGRALVSDFGIARVTETSGSTAVGEVLGTAQYMSPEQACGEPVDGRSDLYSLGVVGFFALSGKLPFDAPDIPALLAMQITKPAPPLGSAAPGIPKRIAQAVDRCLAKDPAARFPTGEALAEAVAQSTELSRELPAPLRVWLTKGRGAKPALYGWSALMALTAWRWVEGGLNAGSIVGLGLSWGAYLLYRLHQTQRILAAGYGLEDLRLAVRQHTERRREEIAFEQTGGPSLFGRLLRGATLVAFGTAIASGLAVILFPAAREGTGWFTVFLSSYVISGTGVLLGRAIPGRILKASGETKPDLGSRLWLGRVGKWLFKVAGVGVKRPALPAGATHRPTELAIGLAADALFESLPKETRKELKDLPALVRRLEADAQATRARVEELAAMLEDVSAEDPAAKSASLKITGAPAGAVIAGGRQKLRDDLAAQRDVAQKRLGVSVAALENIRLDLLRLKAGVGTVDQLSADLSAARELEAEIELAIQGQEEVAKLLRNPRGGEPAAG, encoded by the coding sequence ATGCCCGACGCAGTCGCTCCCGAGTTCATCGCCCTCCAGCAGGCCCTCATCGGCCGGTATTCGCTCGATCGGGAGCTGGGGCGCGGCGGAATGGGAATCGTCTTCCTCGCTCGCGACGTAGCCCTCGACCGCTCCGTCGCAATCAAGCTCCTCCCGCCTGCCATGGCCGCGCAGCCCGCGCTGCGCGAACGGTTCCTGCGCGAGGCGCAGACGGCGGCCAAGCTGTCCCACCCCAACATCATCCCGATCTTCGCGGTCGAGACGGTCGACGACTTCGTCTTCTTTGTGATGGCGTACGTGGAGGGCGAGACCCTCGGTCAGCGCATCCGCGCCAAGGGCCCGCTCTCGCCCAGAGATGGGACGAAGCTGATCCAGGAAGTGGCATGGGCACTCGCCTACGCCCACCTGCGGGGGATCGTCCATCGCGACATCAAGCCCGACAACATCCTCCTCGAGCAGGGGAGCGGCAGGGCGCTGGTGAGCGACTTCGGGATCGCGCGGGTCACGGAGACCTCGGGGAGCACGGCGGTCGGCGAGGTGCTGGGCACCGCGCAGTACATGAGCCCGGAGCAGGCCTGCGGCGAGCCGGTGGACGGGCGCAGCGACCTCTACTCCCTCGGGGTCGTCGGGTTCTTCGCCTTGTCGGGGAAGTTGCCTTTCGACGCTCCCGACATCCCCGCCTTGCTCGCGATGCAGATCACCAAGCCGGCGCCGCCGTTGGGGTCGGCCGCGCCGGGCATCCCGAAGCGCATCGCGCAGGCGGTTGACAGGTGCCTGGCCAAGGACCCGGCCGCGCGGTTCCCCACGGGCGAAGCGCTGGCCGAGGCGGTGGCGCAGTCCACTGAGCTTTCCCGCGAGCTGCCGGCGCCGCTGCGGGTGTGGCTCACCAAGGGCCGCGGCGCAAAACCGGCGCTCTACGGCTGGTCGGCGCTGATGGCCCTGACCGCCTGGCGTTGGGTGGAGGGTGGCCTCAACGCGGGCTCGATTGTCGGTCTCGGACTTTCGTGGGGTGCCTATCTTCTGTACCGCCTGCACCAGACACAGCGCATACTGGCGGCCGGATACGGCCTCGAGGATCTCCGGCTCGCGGTGCGCCAGCATACCGAGCGGCGCCGCGAGGAGATCGCGTTCGAGCAGACGGGCGGGCCGTCGCTGTTCGGCCGGCTGCTACGCGGGGCCACGCTGGTGGCGTTCGGCACCGCCATCGCCTCGGGGCTCGCGGTCATCCTGTTTCCGGCGGCTAGGGAGGGGACGGGGTGGTTCACAGTCTTCCTTTCGTCGTATGTCATCTCCGGCACAGGCGTCCTCCTCGGCCGCGCCATTCCCGGTCGGATCTTGAAGGCGAGCGGAGAAACCAAGCCCGACCTCGGCTCGCGCCTCTGGCTCGGCAGGGTGGGCAAGTGGCTGTTCAAGGTCGCCGGGGTGGGAGTCAAGCGGCCCGCGCTGCCGGCCGGCGCAACGCATCGTCCGACCGAGCTCGCCATTGGCCTGGCGGCGGACGCGCTGTTCGAGTCTCTGCCTAAAGAGACCCGCAAGGAGCTCAAGGACCTCCCCGCGCTGGTGCGGCGTCTCGAGGCCGACGCGCAGGCCACCCGGGCGCGGGTCGAGGAGCTGGCGGCGATGTTGGAGGACGTGAGCGCCGAGGACCCGGCGGCGAAGTCGGCCTCGCTTAAGATCACGGGCGCGCCGGCCGGCGCCGTCATCGCGGGCGGGAGACAGAAGCTGCGGGACGACCTGGCAGCTCAGCGTGACGTCGCACAGAAAAGGCTCGGCGTCTCAGTGGCGGCGCTGGAGAACATCCGGCTCGACCTGCTGCGGCTCAAGGCGGGCGTCGGCACGGTGGATCAGCTAAGCGCGGACCTCTCGGCGGCGCGGGAACTCGAGGCGGAGATCGAGCTGGCGATCCAGGGGCAGGAGGAAGTGGCGAAGCTGCTGCGCAATCCGCGTGGAGGAGAGCCTGCCGCGGGCTGA
- a CDS encoding alanine--glyoxylate aminotransferase family protein — protein sequence MTAPFGRFFLPGPTEVLPEILAAQVRPMIGHRGTATEALLGGVDAPLKAAFRTRNPVIISTSSATGLMEAAIRNGVRRRVLCLVNGAFSQRFADIAKACGTDHVVAEVPLGETFEADRVRDLLKETGADAVTVVHSESATGALSPLDEIAAAVHEFPDVLLLVDAVTSLGGCAVETDAWGLDFVLTGSQKALALPPGLAFGVASERLLARAKTITGRGIYFDLLPYDAQARKRQTPYTPAMSLLYALDAQLRRIAATGGIEARWARHRAMRERVERWTGEKGEALGIAFLPREGRRSWTISCHRLEAAADGRSGGSVAKRMEARGFVIAAGYGKLKDSTFRIGHMGDHTVPELDALLAELEEVLRRG from the coding sequence GTGACGGCGCCATTCGGCCGGTTCTTCCTGCCGGGGCCCACCGAGGTGCTGCCGGAGATCCTCGCGGCCCAGGTGCGCCCGATGATCGGGCACCGCGGCACCGCCACCGAAGCGCTCCTGGGCGGCGTGGACGCTCCGCTCAAGGCCGCCTTCCGCACCCGGAACCCGGTGATCATCTCGACCTCTTCCGCCACCGGGTTGATGGAGGCGGCGATCCGGAACGGCGTCCGCCGGCGAGTACTCTGTCTGGTGAACGGCGCGTTCTCGCAGCGCTTCGCCGACATCGCCAAGGCGTGCGGCACCGACCACGTCGTGGCCGAGGTGCCGCTCGGCGAGACCTTCGAGGCCGACCGGGTGCGGGACCTGCTCAAGGAAACGGGCGCCGACGCGGTCACCGTGGTCCACTCGGAGTCGGCGACGGGCGCTCTCTCCCCTCTGGACGAGATCGCCGCCGCCGTCCACGAGTTCCCGGACGTCCTCCTGCTGGTGGACGCGGTGACCTCGCTCGGCGGCTGTGCGGTCGAGACGGACGCATGGGGCCTCGACTTCGTCCTGACCGGCTCACAGAAGGCGCTCGCGCTGCCGCCCGGCCTGGCCTTCGGGGTCGCGTCGGAGCGGTTGCTCGCGCGCGCGAAGACGATCACCGGCCGCGGCATCTACTTCGACCTGCTGCCGTACGACGCGCAGGCGCGCAAGCGCCAGACGCCCTACACGCCCGCGATGTCGCTCCTCTACGCGCTCGACGCGCAGCTCCGGCGCATCGCGGCCACCGGGGGCATCGAAGCCCGCTGGGCCCGGCATCGCGCCATGCGCGAGCGGGTGGAGCGGTGGACGGGGGAGAAGGGAGAAGCGCTCGGCATCGCCTTCCTGCCGCGCGAGGGCCGGCGCTCATGGACGATCTCGTGCCACCGGCTCGAGGCCGCCGCGGACGGGCGGTCCGGGGGCAGCGTGGCGAAACGGATGGAAGCCCGCGGCTTCGTGATCGCGGCCGGCTACGGCAAGCTCAAGGACTCGACGTTCCGCATCGGCCACATGGGAGACCACACCGTGCCGGAGTTGGACGCGCTGCTCGCCGAGTTGGAAGAAGTGTTGCGCCGTGGGTGA
- a CDS encoding protein kinase yields MDRTGQVLVNRYRLVRELGSGGMGTVYLAEHVHLGRSTAVKLMHKELTLEPDAEQRFRREALLAAKISHSSVAQVYDFDCTPYGEFLLAMEYVEGETVAQRLKTSGPFPLALALQVLKEVAEGLDVAHGLGILHRDIKPENLMLAAGGVVKLLDFGVARAFETTSSITSAGFAVGTPAYMSPEQLMGEPLGPASDLYALGTVFYEMLTGQPAHSGKSFAEFRAKRMSQPPTALHLLRPEIPTALTEVVARALDPEPRGRWPSATAFARAADDAVKAAAPPAVGASPRRSRVSGQLDRWQSHFAALRFAGREREMRMVRDAWATARTGRTTLLWIEGDEGAGKSSFFEQAEREAAGDEAAQVTGRGYEADVVRPYGPCLPILRRALQLRAAEGRTWPAILALADARLDTRAPDRAVLYDEVTLLVRGAAERGPVLIGMEDLDWCDPASISLFEFLAHDISDVPLLLVTSSSVGRGTSEVRERMRRLENVIWVTLRPLGYEAVAAWLSRALGREAPEELVRFVYGHTEGNAFFIEQVVRSLIERGDMDRVTDELRVSFADAPPPEAVADVVQRRLKGMSPAAREILQIAAVVGREFDVDLLIELSTRAEDAVLDALDEAVFAGVLSPLQRPQGDWYRFTHNKLGQVLAQAMNARRRRKLHGQIAEALAQHPDSPAGVMAWHWYHAGDFARASVAARVAARHALNVHDYDDAVTFAVMAAETGETAEEKGEAHELRGDALRRLDRNGEAAAAYARARLVGDASPEAATNLRRKELRCALVAGTVSPVAAAAEAKKLAENAGALPPQKRTAVEIVLAEALAAAGEVPEAIEAAKRAKAAAEETGDRFQVGEALLALGHAELKARNLDEAVRAAREASVIFAEAADPYSSARAASLIGQVAAAASDLPAARAAFDDALRQAERAHVTRLVRQIKERQAELEG; encoded by the coding sequence ATGGACCGCACGGGGCAGGTGCTCGTCAATCGCTACCGGCTCGTCCGCGAGCTGGGTTCCGGCGGGATGGGCACCGTGTACCTCGCGGAGCACGTGCACCTGGGGCGGTCAACCGCCGTCAAGCTGATGCACAAGGAGCTGACGCTGGAGCCCGATGCGGAGCAGCGCTTTCGCCGCGAGGCCCTCCTCGCCGCGAAGATCAGCCACTCCAGCGTCGCCCAGGTCTACGACTTCGACTGCACGCCGTACGGCGAGTTCCTGCTGGCGATGGAGTACGTCGAGGGGGAGACCGTAGCGCAGCGGCTCAAGACCTCGGGGCCGTTCCCGCTTGCCCTGGCTCTCCAGGTCCTGAAGGAGGTTGCCGAGGGGCTCGACGTGGCCCACGGCCTCGGCATCCTCCACCGCGACATCAAGCCCGAGAACCTCATGCTCGCGGCGGGCGGCGTGGTGAAGCTGCTCGACTTCGGCGTGGCGCGCGCCTTCGAGACCACCAGCAGCATCACGTCGGCGGGCTTCGCGGTCGGCACGCCGGCGTACATGAGCCCGGAGCAGCTCATGGGCGAGCCGCTCGGCCCGGCGAGCGATCTCTACGCCCTCGGCACCGTCTTCTACGAGATGCTGACCGGCCAGCCCGCGCACTCGGGCAAGTCGTTCGCGGAGTTCCGCGCCAAGCGCATGAGCCAGCCACCGACGGCCCTGCACCTGCTCCGTCCGGAGATCCCCACCGCGCTCACTGAGGTCGTGGCGCGGGCGCTGGATCCGGAGCCCAGGGGACGATGGCCCTCCGCCACCGCGTTTGCGCGCGCCGCCGATGATGCGGTCAAGGCGGCCGCGCCGCCGGCGGTAGGCGCGTCGCCGCGCCGGAGCAGGGTCTCAGGCCAGCTCGACCGGTGGCAGTCGCACTTCGCGGCGCTCCGCTTCGCCGGCCGCGAGCGCGAGATGCGGATGGTGCGCGACGCGTGGGCCACCGCGCGCACCGGCCGGACCACGCTGCTCTGGATCGAGGGAGACGAAGGGGCCGGCAAGTCGTCGTTCTTCGAGCAGGCCGAACGCGAGGCCGCGGGCGACGAAGCAGCACAGGTCACCGGGCGCGGTTACGAAGCCGACGTCGTCCGCCCCTACGGACCGTGCCTGCCGATACTGCGGCGCGCGCTCCAGCTTCGCGCGGCCGAGGGGCGCACCTGGCCCGCCATCCTGGCCCTCGCCGATGCCAGGCTCGATACGCGCGCGCCGGACCGCGCGGTGCTCTACGACGAGGTGACGCTCCTGGTGCGCGGTGCGGCCGAGCGCGGGCCGGTGCTGATCGGCATGGAGGACCTCGACTGGTGCGACCCCGCCTCGATCTCGCTGTTCGAGTTCCTCGCGCACGACATCTCGGACGTGCCGCTACTTCTCGTGACCAGCAGCTCCGTGGGGCGCGGCACGTCGGAGGTGCGGGAGCGGATGCGACGGCTCGAGAACGTCATCTGGGTCACGCTCCGCCCGCTCGGCTACGAGGCTGTCGCCGCCTGGCTCTCCCGCGCGCTGGGCCGTGAGGCGCCCGAGGAATTGGTGCGCTTCGTCTACGGCCATACCGAGGGCAACGCGTTCTTCATCGAGCAGGTGGTCAGATCGCTCATCGAGCGCGGCGACATGGACCGGGTCACCGACGAGCTGCGCGTGTCGTTCGCGGACGCTCCGCCGCCCGAGGCTGTCGCCGACGTCGTGCAGCGGCGGCTCAAGGGGATGTCCCCCGCGGCGCGGGAGATCCTCCAGATAGCGGCGGTAGTGGGTCGCGAGTTCGACGTTGACCTGCTCATCGAGCTCTCGACCCGGGCCGAGGACGCCGTCCTCGACGCCCTCGACGAGGCGGTCTTCGCCGGCGTGCTGTCGCCGCTCCAACGCCCACAGGGCGACTGGTATCGGTTCACCCACAACAAGCTCGGGCAGGTCCTGGCGCAGGCGATGAACGCGCGGCGCCGGCGCAAGCTCCACGGCCAGATCGCCGAAGCGCTGGCGCAGCATCCCGACTCCCCCGCCGGCGTCATGGCCTGGCACTGGTACCATGCCGGCGATTTCGCCCGCGCGTCCGTGGCGGCCCGCGTGGCGGCGCGCCACGCCCTCAACGTCCACGACTACGACGACGCGGTGACGTTCGCGGTGATGGCGGCCGAGACCGGCGAGACGGCGGAAGAGAAAGGCGAGGCGCACGAGCTGCGCGGCGACGCGCTGCGGCGCCTCGACCGTAACGGCGAGGCGGCGGCCGCGTACGCCCGCGCCCGCCTGGTGGGAGACGCGAGCCCCGAGGCCGCGACCAACCTCAGGCGAAAAGAACTGCGTTGCGCGCTGGTGGCCGGTACGGTGAGTCCGGTGGCCGCGGCGGCGGAGGCGAAGAAACTGGCCGAGAACGCGGGAGCGCTGCCGCCTCAGAAGCGCACGGCGGTGGAGATCGTCCTGGCCGAAGCGCTGGCCGCGGCGGGCGAAGTCCCGGAGGCGATCGAAGCCGCGAAGCGGGCGAAGGCCGCGGCGGAAGAGACGGGCGACCGGTTCCAGGTGGGTGAGGCCCTCCTGGCCCTCGGCCACGCCGAGCTGAAAGCGAGGAACCTCGACGAGGCGGTCCGAGCCGCGCGCGAGGCGAGCGTCATCTTCGCCGAGGCTGCCGACCCCTACTCGTCGGCGCGCGCCGCGTCGCTGATCGGCCAGGTCGCGGCCGCCGCGAGTGACCTGCCCGCCGCGCGCGCCGCCTTCGACGACGCGCTCCGCCAGGCGGAGCGCGCCCACGTCACGCGGTTGGTCCGCCAGATCAAGGAGAGGCAGGCCGAGCTGGAGGGGTAG
- a CDS encoding cysteine hydrolase family protein, whose product MSTTIFWDVDTQVDFMSSDGKLYVPDAESIIPNLKRLTDHAHARGYRIVASADDHVPGHRELSAAPDFRETFPLHCMRGTAGQAKIPETALRDPLVIEPEPQDPVALKARVGAHQGDILLHKHWFDVFTNLNVETVLAVLNPNTVVLYGVALDVCDKYAIEGLVERHPDIRLFVVSDAMKPIDRDAAEHLLKQWAEEGVRIVPTAEVVEEGLLEAQHAA is encoded by the coding sequence ATGTCCACCACGATCTTCTGGGACGTCGATACCCAGGTCGATTTCATGAGTTCGGACGGGAAGCTGTACGTGCCTGACGCCGAGTCCATCATCCCGAACCTGAAGCGTCTCACCGATCACGCGCACGCCCGCGGCTACCGTATCGTCGCCAGCGCCGATGACCATGTGCCGGGCCACCGCGAGCTGTCGGCCGCGCCAGACTTCCGGGAGACGTTCCCGCTCCACTGCATGCGTGGCACCGCGGGGCAGGCCAAGATCCCGGAGACGGCGTTGCGGGATCCCCTCGTGATCGAGCCCGAGCCCCAGGATCCGGTGGCCCTCAAGGCGCGCGTCGGCGCGCACCAGGGCGACATCCTTCTCCACAAACACTGGTTCGACGTGTTCACCAACCTGAACGTGGAGACCGTGCTCGCCGTGCTGAATCCCAACACCGTGGTGCTGTACGGCGTCGCGCTCGACGTCTGCGACAAGTACGCCATCGAGGGTCTGGTCGAGCGCCATCCCGACATCCGGCTATTCGTGGTGAGCGACGCGATGAAGCCGATAGACCGGGATGCCGCAGAGCACCTCCTCAAGCAGTGGGCCGAAGAGGGTGTCCGGATCGTCCCGACCGCCGAAGTCGTGGAAGAGGGACTGCTCGAAGCGCAGCACGCCGCGTGA
- a CDS encoding BamA/TamA family outer membrane protein, which produces MPTYSSLEGLMVSITGGWRKAPPPGPIPVGISIEPTAWISTSGTRGIQLTLDYSGHWPGWRFLAMGGAQRGRRAPFYGIGNATEVDDSLEAANGGVSHYYRYSLVRTTGLLAIRRRIAGPLHLQVGGQWRHYAARTLDGLPTALGDTIDTGFTSDTGSSTSAELRGGLFFDTRDEEATPSRGVLVEALAVRGLKGSGDFDYTRYAFGAREFIPLGLRTTLGLRQSLELSDDRLPFYIAYERLTAWRPDDGFGGPTTLRSNLPGRWIGENKALASVDLRYKYWDGAFASSPFRLWLLAFADVGRVWSHDERFETNGLHTGYGAGFRFQLSKGSLFGLDFGWSPDAHFEFGSALTMAF; this is translated from the coding sequence GTGCCCACCTACAGCTCGCTCGAGGGGCTCATGGTGAGCATCACCGGCGGGTGGCGGAAGGCGCCTCCGCCGGGCCCGATCCCCGTCGGCATCTCGATCGAGCCCACCGCGTGGATCTCGACCAGCGGCACCCGCGGCATCCAGCTCACGCTCGACTACTCGGGGCACTGGCCGGGCTGGCGGTTCCTCGCCATGGGCGGCGCGCAGCGCGGACGACGCGCGCCGTTCTACGGGATCGGGAACGCGACCGAGGTGGACGATTCGCTGGAAGCGGCGAACGGCGGCGTCTCTCACTACTACCGCTATTCCCTGGTGCGCACCACCGGACTCCTCGCCATACGCCGGCGCATCGCCGGACCGCTGCACCTTCAGGTCGGCGGCCAGTGGCGCCACTACGCGGCAAGGACGCTGGACGGACTTCCCACCGCCCTCGGCGACACGATCGACACGGGGTTCACGAGCGACACGGGATCGTCCACCAGCGCAGAGCTGCGCGGCGGCCTCTTCTTCGACACGCGGGACGAAGAAGCGACGCCGTCGCGGGGGGTCTTGGTCGAAGCACTCGCGGTGCGCGGCCTCAAGGGCTCGGGCGACTTCGACTACACTCGCTACGCCTTCGGCGCCCGCGAGTTCATCCCCCTGGGGCTGCGGACCACGCTCGGGCTCCGCCAGTCGCTCGAGCTGTCGGACGACCGTCTCCCCTTCTACATCGCCTACGAGCGACTGACCGCCTGGCGGCCGGACGACGGCTTCGGAGGCCCCACGACGCTGCGCTCCAACCTGCCGGGGCGCTGGATCGGCGAGAACAAGGCGCTCGCGAGCGTGGATCTCCGTTACAAGTACTGGGACGGCGCCTTCGCCAGCTCGCCGTTCCGGCTGTGGCTACTGGCATTCGCGGACGTCGGGCGGGTGTGGAGCCACGATGAGCGCTTCGAGACGAACGGCCTGCACACCGGTTACGGCGCCGGCTTCCGCTTCCAGCTATCCAAGGGTTCGCTGTTCGGGTTGGACTTCGGCTGGAGCCCGGATGCGCATTTCGAGTTCGGCTCGGCGCTGACGATGGCGTTCTGA
- a CDS encoding N(4)-(beta-N-acetylglucosaminyl)-L-asparaginase produces MDQLSRRDFLLAGAATLPLAGKAAAKAPGFPAPSVVLRQGSRPCVVASANGIRGVARAMELLNQGVDTLDAVVEAVKIQELDPNDNSVGYGGLPNADGVVQLDASCMHGPTKRAGAVGCLEGIKTPSEVAKLVLRYTNHIFLVGEGAQRFAVSFGFQVENLLTDASRQAWLRWRANLNPNDNFLDVERGETFVRPPTGTINCAVVNARGEISSVTTTSGLAWKIPGRVGDSPIIGAGQYTDNDVGAAGSTGRGESNIKVCGGFLTVEGMRRGLTPTDACLETLRRVVATTEPRLLDPRGRPKFQLNFYALNKRGEFGAASLYPSRVGEAATAYPSRFAVHDGREARLVDSAYLYDTPAPR; encoded by the coding sequence ATGGATCAGCTGTCTCGTCGGGACTTCCTGCTGGCCGGCGCCGCCACCCTGCCGCTCGCGGGCAAGGCCGCGGCGAAGGCCCCGGGGTTCCCGGCCCCCTCCGTCGTCCTCCGGCAGGGCTCGCGGCCCTGCGTCGTCGCCTCGGCGAACGGCATCAGGGGCGTCGCGCGCGCGATGGAGCTGCTCAACCAGGGCGTGGACACGCTGGACGCCGTGGTCGAGGCCGTGAAGATCCAGGAGCTGGACCCGAACGACAACTCGGTCGGTTACGGCGGCCTGCCCAACGCGGATGGCGTCGTGCAGCTCGACGCTTCGTGCATGCACGGCCCGACCAAGCGGGCCGGCGCGGTGGGCTGCCTCGAGGGGATCAAGACGCCGAGCGAAGTGGCGAAACTGGTGCTGCGCTACACCAACCACATCTTCCTGGTGGGCGAGGGGGCACAGCGGTTCGCGGTGTCGTTCGGCTTCCAAGTCGAGAACCTGCTCACGGATGCGTCCCGCCAGGCGTGGCTCCGCTGGCGCGCCAACCTCAATCCCAACGACAATTTCCTGGATGTCGAGCGCGGCGAGACGTTCGTTCGTCCGCCCACTGGGACGATCAACTGCGCCGTGGTGAACGCGCGCGGCGAGATCTCGTCGGTGACGACGACGAGCGGGCTGGCGTGGAAGATCCCGGGGCGCGTGGGCGACTCACCGATCATCGGCGCCGGGCAGTACACCGACAACGACGTGGGCGCGGCGGGCTCCACCGGCCGCGGCGAGTCGAACATCAAGGTGTGCGGCGGCTTCCTGACGGTCGAGGGGATGCGGCGCGGCCTCACGCCCACGGACGCCTGCCTCGAGACGCTGCGACGGGTGGTCGCGACGACGGAGCCGCGCCTGCTCGATCCCCGCGGCCGCCCCAAGTTCCAACTCAACTTCTACGCCCTGAACAAGCGCGGCGAGTTCGGGGCGGCCTCGCTCTACCCCAGCCGCGTGGGCGAGGCGGCCACGGCCTACCCCAGCCGTTTCGCCGTGCACGACGGCCGCGAGGCGCGGCTGGTGGACTCCGCCTACCTCTACGACACGCCTGCGCCACGCTGA